Proteins from a genomic interval of Candidatus Methylomirabilota bacterium:
- a CDS encoding sugar phosphate nucleotidyltransferase: protein MTKPADAELPELLPDAHVLDRQSCWAVVLAGGEGIRLRSLVRQVLGADRPKQYVRLLGPRTLLRQTLDRISLAIPDGRTVIATVRQHAGYISEEFAGRPHPTILPQPFDRGTAAGILYPAHWIAWRNPEATIAIFPSDHFILGEAAFMAHVAEVAAWVDKNPDRLVLLGAQPTSPEVEYGWIEPDERLGELSTGPVRAVRQFWEKPSVARARTCLVGGHLWNTSVIVGKVATLLQAGWQALPALSDRLARVEPFVGGEEEADAIRQAYELMPKANFSRAVLEACPEMLAVSRLPRIVWSDLGSPHRVMEALTRMRIRPEWARALTPA from the coding sequence ATGACCAAGCCGGCAGACGCGGAGCTCCCCGAACTGCTTCCCGACGCTCACGTCCTGGACCGGCAGAGCTGCTGGGCCGTCGTCCTGGCGGGCGGTGAGGGCATTCGGCTGCGCTCGCTCGTGCGGCAGGTGCTCGGAGCCGACCGGCCCAAGCAGTACGTGCGACTCCTGGGTCCCCGCACCTTGCTGCGCCAGACCCTGGACCGGATCTCGCTGGCGATCCCGGACGGCCGGACCGTGATCGCGACGGTGCGGCAGCACGCCGGCTACATCTCCGAGGAGTTCGCGGGGCGACCGCATCCCACGATCCTGCCGCAGCCGTTCGATCGTGGCACCGCCGCCGGCATCCTCTATCCCGCCCACTGGATCGCCTGGCGCAATCCCGAGGCGACGATCGCGATCTTCCCCTCCGACCACTTCATCCTCGGCGAGGCCGCGTTCATGGCCCACGTGGCGGAGGTTGCCGCGTGGGTGGACAAGAATCCGGACCGGCTGGTCCTGCTCGGCGCTCAGCCCACCTCGCCCGAGGTCGAGTACGGCTGGATCGAGCCGGACGAGCGCCTGGGGGAGCTGTCGACCGGCCCCGTCCGGGCGGTGCGGCAATTCTGGGAGAAGCCGTCGGTCGCGCGGGCGCGGACGTGCCTGGTCGGTGGCCACCTGTGGAACACCTCCGTGATCGTCGGCAAGGTCGCGACGCTGCTGCAGGCCGGCTGGCAGGCCCTCCCCGCTCTGAGCGATCGGCTCGCCCGCGTCGAGCCGTTCGTGGGCGGCGAGGAGGAAGCCGACGCGATTCGTCAGGCCTATGAGCTGATGCCGAAGGCCAACTTCTCGCGCGCGGTCCTGGAGGCGTGCCCGGAGATGCTGGCGGTTTCCCGGCTGCCGCGGATCGTCTGGTCGGATCTGGGCAGCCCGCACCGGGTGATGGAGGCGCTCACCCGCATGCGGATACGGCCGGAGTGGGCCAGGGCCCTCACTCCGGCGTGA
- a CDS encoding UdgX family uracil-DNA binding protein (This protein belongs to the uracil DNA glycosylase superfamily, members of which act in excision repair of DNA. However, it belongs more specifically to UdgX branch, whose founding member was found to bind uracil in DNA (where it does not belong), without cleaving it, appears to promote DNA repair by a pathway involving RecA, rather than base excision.), with product MRKSTLDDLRRAAASCTACDLYKRATQTVFGEGAARAEIVLVGEQPGHEEDLAGRPFVGPAGRLLDEALSEAGLDRRRIYVTNAVKHFKWTKDKSGGKRRIHDKPNQSEIEACRPWLQQELWLLRPAVVVCLGVTAASAVLRKRVTIRASRGAALESPDGFRTLVTVHPSAILRIPDREDREAERRRFVHDLERAATIRASR from the coding sequence ATGCGCAAGTCCACGCTGGACGATCTGAGGCGGGCGGCCGCCTCCTGTACCGCGTGCGATCTTTACAAGCGTGCGACGCAGACCGTCTTCGGCGAAGGGGCGGCGCGGGCCGAGATCGTGCTGGTCGGCGAGCAGCCCGGTCACGAGGAGGACCTGGCCGGTCGGCCCTTCGTGGGGCCCGCCGGCCGGCTGCTCGACGAGGCGCTGTCGGAGGCCGGGCTGGACCGCCGGCGGATCTATGTCACCAACGCGGTCAAGCATTTCAAGTGGACGAAGGACAAGAGCGGCGGCAAGCGGCGCATCCACGACAAGCCCAACCAGAGCGAAATCGAGGCCTGTCGTCCCTGGCTCCAGCAGGAGCTCTGGCTGCTCCGCCCGGCGGTGGTGGTCTGCCTGGGCGTGACCGCGGCGAGCGCGGTGCTCCGGAAGCGCGTCACGATTCGCGCCAGCCGCGGGGCGGCTCTCGAGTCGCCCGACGGCTTCCGCACGCTCGTGACCGTTCATCCCTCGGCGATCCTGAGAATCCCGGATCGCGAGGATCGCGAAGCGGAGCGCCGGCGATTCGTTCACGATCTGGAGCGCGCCGCGACGATCCGGGCGTCGCGGTAG
- a CDS encoding hydroxyacid dehydrogenase — protein sequence MKPLVVLGGPIHPDGMKQLEAEARVVVTSAETEAGMIAAAREAEGILFRSKPDCSRSLMAACPKLKVVGRHGVGLDIVDLPAATELGVAVVHAPGSNSNSVAEHAIMLMLACAKQAVVVDQRTRKADWGKARWDGLLEMNGKTLGIIGVGNIGRRVARTANALGMRVIGYDKYVPADEVRNRGVEPMPDMASLLRQADVITCHTPHTKETHHMIDAAAVAQMKDGVIFVNTSRGKTQDEDALVSGLESGKIRAAGIDVFEEEPASSDNRLFQLENVIVSPHIAGVTRETMRGMALQVTAEMLRVLRGEKPHVLANPDLWPRLGHLT from the coding sequence ATGAAGCCGCTCGTCGTGCTCGGAGGGCCCATCCACCCCGATGGGATGAAGCAGCTCGAGGCGGAAGCCCGGGTGGTGGTCACCAGCGCCGAGACCGAGGCCGGGATGATCGCGGCCGCGAGGGAGGCCGAGGGCATCCTGTTCCGGTCCAAGCCCGACTGCAGCCGCTCGCTCATGGCCGCCTGCCCGAAGCTCAAGGTCGTGGGCCGGCACGGGGTCGGCCTCGACATCGTGGACCTGCCCGCGGCGACCGAGCTGGGGGTCGCGGTGGTGCACGCCCCGGGGTCGAACTCCAACTCGGTCGCCGAGCACGCCATCATGCTGATGCTGGCCTGCGCCAAGCAGGCGGTGGTGGTGGACCAGCGCACGCGCAAGGCCGACTGGGGCAAGGCCCGCTGGGACGGCCTGCTCGAGATGAACGGCAAGACCCTCGGCATCATCGGGGTGGGCAACATCGGGCGGCGGGTGGCCCGCACCGCGAACGCCCTGGGCATGCGGGTGATCGGCTACGACAAGTACGTGCCCGCCGACGAGGTGCGCAACCGGGGCGTCGAGCCGATGCCGGACATGGCCTCGCTCTTGCGGCAGGCCGACGTGATCACTTGCCACACCCCGCATACGAAGGAGACGCACCACATGATCGACGCCGCCGCGGTCGCGCAGATGAAGGACGGCGTGATCTTCGTCAATACGTCCCGGGGCAAGACGCAGGACGAGGACGCGCTGGTGTCCGGGCTCGAGAGCGGCAAGATCCGCGCGGCGGGCATCGACGTGTTCGAGGAGGAGCCGGCGTCGTCGGACAACCGGCTGTTCCAGCTCGAGAACGTCATCGTATCGCCCCACATCGCGGGGGTGACCCGCGAGACGATGCGGGGCATGGCCCTGCAGGTGACCGCCGAGATGCTCCGCGTGCTGCGCGGCGAGAAGCCGCACGTGCTCGCCAACCCCGATCTGTGGCCCCGGCTCGGGCACCTCACGTAG
- a CDS encoding putative hydro-lyase, which yields MPIDARHPKEIRADIRAGRLNAVTAGLAPGFVQANLAVLPKEQAYDFLLFCQRNPRPCPLIEVTDVGSPEPVAVAPGADLRTDLPRYRIYKDGVLADEVTDVTPFWRDDLVAFLLGCSFTFEWALLDAGIPMRHIDEGKNVAMWKTSIACRPAGRFHGPMVVSMRPIPTGMISKAVTASARFPSAHGAPVHVGDPSVLGIADVNKPDWGDSVGVRPGEVPVFWACGVTPQAVALASKPAFMITHSPGHMFITDLPNHALAAI from the coding sequence ATGCCGATCGACGCGCGCCATCCGAAGGAGATCCGGGCCGACATCCGGGCCGGCCGACTGAATGCGGTGACCGCCGGGCTCGCGCCCGGCTTCGTGCAGGCCAACCTGGCGGTGCTGCCGAAGGAGCAGGCGTACGATTTCCTGCTCTTCTGTCAGCGCAACCCGCGCCCGTGCCCCCTCATCGAGGTGACCGACGTCGGCTCCCCCGAGCCGGTGGCGGTGGCCCCCGGTGCAGATCTGCGGACGGACCTGCCGCGGTATCGGATCTACAAGGACGGCGTCCTGGCCGACGAGGTGACCGACGTCACCCCGTTCTGGCGTGACGACCTCGTCGCGTTCCTGCTCGGGTGCTCGTTCACCTTCGAGTGGGCCCTGCTCGACGCGGGCATCCCGATGCGGCACATCGACGAGGGCAAGAACGTGGCGATGTGGAAGACCTCCATCGCGTGTCGCCCGGCCGGCCGGTTCCACGGCCCGATGGTGGTGTCGATGCGGCCCATCCCCACCGGGATGATCTCCAAGGCGGTGACCGCCTCCGCGCGCTTTCCCAGCGCGCACGGCGCCCCGGTGCACGTGGGCGATCCCTCCGTGCTCGGCATCGCCGATGTGAACAAGCCCGACTGGGGCGACTCGGTGGGCGTGCGCCCCGGCGAAGTGCCGGTGTTCTGGGCGTGCGGGGTGACGCCTCAGGCGGTGGCGCTGGCCTCCAAGCCTGCGTTCATGATCACCCACAGCCCGGGGCACATGTTCATCACCGACCTGCCGAACCACGCGCTCGCCGCGATTTGA
- the pxpB gene encoding 5-oxoprolinase subunit PxpB → MTIWPEPRLLPCGDRAVSVELGEEIDRELNARVLALEYLLQQAHLPGVGETVPSYRALLVYYDPLVIGYDALTARLRELWARARPDVLPPARTVELPCCYEAEMGFELGPAAEKLGLSPDELVRMHAAAEYYIYFVGFTPGLPYMTGMPGRLTIPRLTNPRTKTPPGSVAIGGIQCCIYSIESPGGFWVLGRTPVRLYDPTAADPILLRAGDHVRFRAIDRAEFDAIAAAVDAGRFTPRIDTA, encoded by the coding sequence GTGACGATCTGGCCCGAGCCGCGGCTCCTGCCGTGCGGCGACCGCGCGGTGTCCGTCGAGCTGGGTGAGGAGATCGACCGGGAGCTGAACGCCCGGGTCCTCGCGCTCGAGTACCTCTTGCAGCAGGCGCACCTGCCCGGGGTCGGGGAGACGGTGCCGAGCTATCGCGCCCTCCTCGTCTACTACGATCCGCTGGTGATCGGCTACGACGCGCTCACCGCCCGCCTGCGCGAGCTGTGGGCGCGCGCGCGCCCCGACGTGCTGCCGCCCGCGCGCACGGTGGAGCTGCCGTGCTGCTACGAGGCCGAGATGGGCTTCGAGCTGGGGCCCGCCGCCGAGAAGCTTGGGCTCTCGCCCGACGAGCTGGTGCGGATGCACGCGGCCGCCGAGTACTACATCTATTTCGTGGGTTTCACGCCCGGGCTGCCCTACATGACCGGCATGCCCGGCCGGCTCACCATCCCGCGCCTGACGAACCCGCGGACCAAGACGCCGCCGGGCAGCGTGGCCATCGGCGGCATCCAGTGCTGCATCTATTCGATCGAGAGTCCCGGCGGGTTCTGGGTGCTGGGGCGGACGCCGGTGCGGCTCTACGATCCCACCGCGGCGGACCCGATCCTGCTGCGCGCGGGCGATCACGTGCGCTTCCGCGCGATCGACCGCGCCGAGTTCGACGCGATCGCGGCCGCCGTCGACGCGGGGCGGTTCACGCCGCGGATCGACACGGCATGA
- a CDS encoding biotin-dependent carboxyltransferase family protein yields the protein MSDLLVQDGGPLTTIQDLGRFGHLRVGIPTSGPMDREAFVLANRLVGNDDNAAGLECTLLGPRLEFTDARVVAITGADMAPTLNGAPAPTWESLAVQAGDVLRLGPVRRGVRTYVAVAGGIQTPLVLESRATYPRGRLGGLEGRALRKGDRLALGRAVASSARRVRPDRIPAYPADAEVAVILGPQEDRFTRAGVDAFLTGPYEILPQSDRMGARLKGPFIEHTRGHDIISDGVPMGGVQVIGEGQPIVLLADRQSAGGYTKIATVCSFDLGRIGQVKPGGRLRFRRVTVAEAHAMLRDSRRTLDTAIE from the coding sequence ATGAGCGACCTCCTCGTCCAGGACGGCGGGCCGCTCACCACCATCCAGGACCTGGGGCGCTTCGGCCATCTGAGGGTCGGCATTCCCACGTCGGGGCCGATGGACCGCGAGGCCTTCGTGCTCGCCAATCGCCTGGTCGGCAACGACGACAACGCGGCCGGGCTCGAGTGCACGCTCCTGGGCCCGCGCCTCGAGTTCACGGACGCGCGCGTCGTCGCCATCACCGGCGCCGACATGGCGCCGACCCTGAACGGCGCGCCGGCGCCGACGTGGGAGAGCCTGGCCGTGCAGGCGGGCGACGTGCTCCGTCTCGGGCCGGTGCGCCGCGGCGTGCGGACCTACGTGGCGGTCGCCGGCGGCATCCAGACGCCGCTCGTCCTCGAGTCGCGGGCCACGTATCCGCGCGGGCGTCTCGGCGGGCTCGAGGGCCGCGCCCTGCGCAAGGGCGACCGGCTGGCGCTGGGCCGCGCGGTCGCGTCATCGGCGCGTCGGGTCCGCCCCGATCGGATCCCCGCGTATCCGGCAGACGCCGAGGTCGCGGTGATCCTCGGGCCGCAGGAGGATCGCTTCACCCGCGCGGGCGTCGACGCGTTCCTCACCGGGCCGTACGAGATCTTGCCGCAGAGCGATCGCATGGGGGCCCGGCTCAAGGGGCCGTTCATCGAGCACACCCGCGGCCACGACATCATCTCGGACGGCGTCCCGATGGGCGGCGTGCAGGTCATCGGCGAGGGCCAGCCGATCGTGCTGCTCGCGGATCGGCAGTCCGCCGGCGGCTACACCAAGATCGCCACCGTGTGCTCGTTCGACCTGGGCCGGATCGGGCAGGTCAAGCCGGGCGGCCGCCTGCGTTTCCGACGCGTGACAGTCGCCGAGGCTCATGCGATGCTTCGGGACAGCCGCCGGACCCTGGATACCGCCATCGAATAG
- a CDS encoding aspartate aminotransferase family protein — MTHETLERAITDFQAKTPRSRQLFEEALRVMPGGNSRTTTFFDPYPFYITRGEGARVWDADGVERLDFNGNYTSLILGHANPQVVKAIQDAAAHGMSFPGPSEHEIRLAEILTSRIPGLEVVRFANSGTEATMHAVRVARAYRGRAKIAKFEGAYHGTHDWVLVSVAPDPASAGSRKRPKSVAWSAGVPPVVMKHVVTLPWNDADACEKILEKQAGDIAAVIVDPLFANAGMISPREGFLEKLREVTQRLDILLIFDEVISFRVGRGGAQERFGIRPDLTTLGKIIGGGLAVGAFGGRADVMNPYDPRDGKGRINHGGTFNANPLTMAGGIATMEQLTPDAYARLEALGDRLRDGVRRLLRKKGYAGQITGVGSLFWIHHTKKKLGDYRSARPEDPTAPARTFLGLVNEGVLLSQRGLGACSLAMADADVDRFVETLGRVLE, encoded by the coding sequence ATGACTCATGAGACGCTCGAGCGCGCGATCACCGACTTCCAGGCGAAGACTCCCCGCTCCCGGCAGCTCTTCGAGGAAGCGCTCCGCGTCATGCCGGGCGGCAACAGCCGCACCACCACCTTCTTCGACCCGTACCCGTTCTACATCACCCGCGGCGAGGGCGCGCGCGTCTGGGACGCCGACGGGGTCGAGCGGCTCGACTTCAACGGCAACTACACGAGCCTGATCCTGGGCCACGCCAACCCGCAGGTGGTCAAGGCGATCCAGGACGCGGCGGCGCACGGGATGTCGTTCCCGGGGCCGAGCGAGCACGAGATCCGGCTGGCCGAGATCCTGACCTCGCGCATTCCGGGCCTGGAGGTGGTGCGGTTCGCCAACTCGGGCACCGAGGCGACCATGCACGCGGTGCGGGTGGCCCGCGCGTACCGGGGTCGCGCGAAGATCGCGAAGTTCGAGGGCGCCTACCACGGCACCCACGACTGGGTGCTGGTGAGCGTGGCCCCGGATCCGGCCTCCGCCGGCTCGCGCAAGCGGCCGAAGTCGGTGGCGTGGTCCGCCGGGGTGCCGCCGGTGGTCATGAAGCACGTGGTGACGCTGCCGTGGAACGACGCGGACGCCTGCGAGAAGATCCTCGAGAAGCAGGCGGGCGACATCGCCGCGGTGATCGTCGACCCGCTCTTTGCGAACGCGGGCATGATTTCGCCGCGCGAGGGCTTCCTCGAGAAGCTGCGCGAGGTCACCCAGCGCCTGGACATCCTCCTGATCTTCGACGAGGTCATCTCGTTCCGGGTGGGCCGTGGCGGCGCGCAGGAGCGCTTCGGCATCCGACCGGACCTCACCACGCTGGGCAAGATCATCGGCGGCGGCCTCGCGGTCGGCGCCTTCGGCGGGCGCGCCGACGTCATGAACCCCTACGATCCGCGCGACGGCAAGGGCCGCATCAACCACGGCGGTACCTTCAACGCGAACCCGCTCACCATGGCGGGCGGCATCGCCACCATGGAGCAGCTCACCCCCGACGCGTATGCGCGTCTCGAGGCGCTTGGAGACCGGCTGCGGGACGGGGTACGCCGCCTCCTCCGCAAGAAGGGCTACGCGGGGCAGATCACCGGCGTAGGCTCGCTCTTCTGGATCCACCACACGAAGAAGAAGCTCGGCGACTACCGCTCGGCGCGCCCGGAGGACCCGACCGCGCCCGCGCGCACCTTCCTCGGGCTGGTCAACGAGGGCGTGCTGCTCTCCCAGCGCGGGCTCGGCGCCTGCTCCCTGGCCATGGCCGACGCCGACGTCGACCGCTTCGTGGAGACGCTCGGCCGGGTGCTCGAGTAG
- a CDS encoding 5-oxoprolinase subunit PxpA, which translates to MTSLAPLSNALASPSAAARKTIDLNCDMGESYGRWTLGADEAIMPFITSANVACGFHGGDPHIMRRTVELALAHGVAIGAHPSLPDLMGFGRRQMDVSARELQDCFCYQTGALREIARAAGAALQHMKPHGILPSMMERDEALAAAAGRAAIDSGLILMTMGSGRYDATCRKMGARVASEGFADRAYTVDGTLVSRKLAGSLITDPARAAAQAVQLAMHGTVRTIDGVDIDVSVQTICCHGDTPGAEKIVRSVREALEKAGCQIKPLRDWLPAQ; encoded by the coding sequence ATGACCTCCCTTGCCCCTCTTTCAAATGCGCTCGCCTCGCCTTCGGCTGCGGCTCGCAAAACGATCGACCTCAACTGCGACATGGGCGAGTCGTACGGGCGCTGGACGCTCGGAGCCGACGAGGCCATCATGCCGTTCATCACCTCGGCCAACGTGGCGTGCGGCTTCCACGGCGGCGATCCCCACATCATGCGTCGGACCGTCGAGCTGGCCCTCGCCCACGGGGTGGCGATCGGCGCGCATCCCTCGCTGCCCGACCTGATGGGCTTCGGCCGCCGCCAGATGGACGTGAGCGCGCGCGAGCTGCAGGACTGCTTCTGCTACCAGACCGGAGCGCTGCGCGAGATCGCCCGGGCCGCCGGCGCCGCGCTCCAGCACATGAAGCCCCACGGGATCCTCCCCAGCATGATGGAGCGCGACGAGGCGCTGGCCGCCGCGGCCGGCCGGGCGGCGATCGACTCCGGTCTCATCCTGATGACCATGGGGTCCGGCCGCTACGACGCGACCTGCCGGAAGATGGGCGCGCGGGTCGCCTCCGAGGGCTTCGCCGATCGCGCCTACACGGTGGACGGCACGCTCGTGTCGCGCAAGCTCGCCGGCTCGCTGATCACCGACCCCGCCAGGGCGGCGGCCCAGGCGGTGCAGCTGGCGATGCACGGCACGGTGCGCACCATCGACGGCGTGGACATCGACGTCTCGGTGCAGACCATCTGCTGCCACGGCGACACGCCCGGGGCGGAAAAAATCGTTCGCTCGGTCCGCGAGGCCCTGGAGAAGGCGGGCTGTCAGATCAAGCCGCTGCGCGACTGGCTGCCCGCGCAGTGA
- the gcvT gene encoding glycine cleavage system aminomethyltransferase GcvT — protein MTDAASTGPLKRTPLRDVHVKAGAKMVPFGGWDMPVQYTGIIDEHRTVRRAVGLFDISHMGEFEVRGPDALAAVQRLCTNDASTLEIGQVQYAALCYPEGGIVDDLTIYKMGADRFMLVVNASNIDKDWAWVTSHSVGRAEWKNVSDETALLAVQGPRAEGLVGRLADRDVTGIAYYHFATGAVAGVPAVISRTGYTGEDGFELYVAAPQAERLWSALIEAGRPDGLQPIGLGARDTLRLEMKYALYGNDIDQTTNPLEAGLGWVVKPAKGEFIGREAIEALRARGVARRLVGFEMAERAVPRHGYRLMAGGAPVGVVTSGSFGPSVERSIGMGYVPSAQAAVGSELAVEIRGATHAARVVKTPFHPSHTKKA, from the coding sequence ATGACGGACGCTGCGTCCACCGGCCCGCTCAAGCGCACCCCGCTGCGTGACGTCCACGTCAAGGCGGGCGCCAAGATGGTTCCCTTCGGGGGCTGGGACATGCCGGTGCAGTACACCGGCATCATCGACGAGCACCGGACGGTGCGTCGCGCGGTCGGCCTCTTCGACATCAGCCACATGGGTGAGTTCGAGGTTCGCGGGCCGGACGCCCTCGCCGCGGTCCAGCGCCTCTGCACCAACGACGCCTCCACGCTCGAGATCGGCCAGGTGCAGTACGCGGCCCTCTGCTATCCGGAGGGCGGCATCGTGGACGACCTCACGATCTACAAGATGGGCGCCGACCGGTTCATGCTGGTGGTCAACGCCTCGAACATCGACAAGGACTGGGCGTGGGTGACGTCGCACAGCGTGGGACGGGCCGAGTGGAAGAACGTCAGCGACGAGACCGCGCTGCTCGCGGTGCAGGGGCCGCGCGCCGAGGGGCTGGTCGGCCGTCTCGCCGATCGCGACGTGACCGGCATCGCCTATTACCACTTCGCCACCGGCGCGGTGGCCGGCGTGCCCGCGGTGATCTCGCGCACCGGCTACACCGGCGAGGACGGCTTCGAGCTGTACGTCGCGGCCCCGCAGGCGGAGCGGCTCTGGTCGGCTCTCATCGAGGCGGGCCGCCCCGACGGGCTGCAGCCGATCGGCCTGGGCGCGCGCGATACCCTGCGCCTCGAGATGAAGTACGCGCTCTACGGCAACGACATCGACCAGACCACGAACCCCCTCGAGGCGGGCCTCGGCTGGGTGGTGAAGCCCGCCAAGGGCGAGTTCATCGGCCGTGAGGCCATCGAGGCGCTCCGCGCCCGCGGAGTGGCCCGGCGCCTCGTCGGCTTCGAGATGGCCGAGCGCGCGGTCCCGCGCCACGGCTACCGGTTGATGGCCGGCGGCGCGCCCGTCGGCGTCGTCACCTCGGGCTCGTTCGGCCCGTCGGTGGAGCGCTCGATCGGGATGGGCTACGTCCCGTCCGCGCAGGCCGCGGTCGGCAGCGAGCTGGCGGTCGAGATCCGGGGCGCGACCCACGCGGCCCGCGTGGTGAAGACGCCCTTCCATCCCTCGCACACCAAGAAGGCCTAG
- the gcvH gene encoding glycine cleavage system protein GcvH: MANVPAELKYTREHEWAKVDGDRARIGITAFAQEQLGDVVFVELPKVGAKVTAMKTFGVVESVKAVSDLFAPVSGEVVEVNDALPKSPELVNTDPYGKGWMLVIRMANPKDVDGLLSAADYQKLTADGAH, from the coding sequence ATGGCGAACGTTCCGGCGGAGCTCAAGTACACGCGCGAGCACGAATGGGCCAAGGTGGACGGCGACCGCGCCCGCATCGGCATCACCGCGTTCGCCCAGGAGCAGCTCGGCGACGTGGTCTTCGTCGAGCTGCCCAAGGTGGGCGCGAAGGTCACCGCGATGAAGACGTTCGGAGTGGTGGAATCGGTGAAGGCGGTCTCCGATCTCTTCGCGCCGGTCTCGGGCGAGGTGGTGGAGGTCAACGACGCGCTGCCCAAGAGCCCCGAGCTGGTGAATACCGATCCCTACGGGAAGGGCTGGATGCTGGTGATCCGCATGGCCAACCCGAAGGACGTCGACGGGCTCCTGAGCGCGGCCGACTACCAGAAGCTCACCGCCGACGGCGCGCACTAG
- the gcvPA gene encoding aminomethyl-transferring glycine dehydrogenase subunit GcvPA, which yields MRYISNTPAQQKEMLAAIGASSIEDLLVRIPTKARLSRPLNLPRAMAETELVRHLQRMAGLNAGADEYACFLGAGSYDHAIPSPINHLISRGEFFTAYTPYQPEASQGTLRSIFEYQTMMAELCGMDVANASIYDGASSLAEATLMAHATTGRDTLMISRGVNPLYRQVVETYVEGPGLKIKSAPLGDGVTDPDALRKTLSPHSAAVVIQYPNFFGCLEEVRAVADIAHEAGALLIVVAEPVNLGLLTPPGACGADIVVGEGQGLGVPMSFGGPNLGVFAVKQELVRRMPGRLVGATVDVDGQRGFVLTLQTREQHIRREKATSNICTNVALCALMATIYVSILGKRGLRKVGELSTAKAHYAARELTKVPGVSLRFGAPFFKEFTLKVPKSPERVIKRLMKDRLLAGVPLKGFDRAYKDCLLVAVTEKRTKEEIDAYAAALAAAVA from the coding sequence ATGCGCTACATCTCCAACACTCCCGCCCAGCAGAAGGAGATGCTGGCGGCCATCGGCGCCTCCTCCATCGAGGACCTGCTGGTCCGCATCCCGACCAAGGCCCGGCTCTCGCGTCCGCTCAACCTGCCGCGCGCGATGGCCGAGACCGAGCTGGTCCGGCACCTGCAGCGCATGGCCGGGCTCAACGCGGGCGCCGACGAGTATGCCTGTTTCCTCGGGGCGGGCTCCTACGACCACGCGATCCCCAGCCCCATCAACCACCTGATCTCCCGCGGCGAGTTCTTCACCGCCTACACCCCGTACCAGCCGGAAGCCAGCCAGGGGACTCTGCGCTCGATCTTCGAGTACCAGACCATGATGGCAGAGCTCTGCGGCATGGACGTGGCGAACGCGTCGATCTACGACGGCGCCTCCTCGCTGGCCGAGGCCACCCTGATGGCCCATGCCACGACCGGGCGCGACACCCTGATGATCTCGCGCGGGGTGAACCCGCTCTACCGCCAGGTGGTCGAGACCTACGTCGAAGGCCCCGGGCTCAAGATCAAGTCCGCGCCGCTCGGCGACGGGGTCACCGACCCCGACGCGCTCCGCAAGACGCTCTCTCCGCACAGCGCGGCGGTGGTGATCCAGTACCCGAACTTCTTCGGCTGCCTCGAGGAGGTGCGCGCGGTCGCCGACATCGCGCACGAGGCGGGCGCGCTGCTGATCGTGGTCGCCGAACCCGTCAATCTCGGCCTGCTGACGCCCCCGGGCGCCTGCGGCGCCGATATCGTGGTCGGCGAGGGACAGGGCCTGGGCGTCCCCATGAGCTTCGGCGGCCCGAACCTCGGGGTCTTCGCGGTCAAGCAAGAGCTGGTGCGGCGCATGCCGGGGCGTCTGGTCGGCGCCACCGTGGACGTCGACGGCCAGCGCGGCTTCGTCCTGACGCTCCAGACCCGCGAGCAGCACATCCGCCGCGAGAAGGCCACCTCGAACATCTGCACCAACGTGGCGCTCTGCGCACTGATGGCCACCATCTACGTCTCGATCCTGGGCAAGCGCGGGCTGCGGAAGGTGGGCGAGCTGTCCACCGCGAAGGCCCACTACGCGGCGCGCGAGCTGACCAAGGTCCCGGGGGTGTCGCTGCGCTTCGGCGCGCCCTTCTTCAAGGAGTTCACGCTCAAGGTCCCGAAGTCCCCGGAGCGGGTGATCAAGCGACTGATGAAGGACCGGCTCCTCGCCGGGGTGCCGCTCAAGGGATTCGACCGCGCCTACAAGGACTGCCTGCTGGTCGCGGTGACCGAGAAGCGGACCAAGGAAGAGATCGACGCCTACGCGGCGGCGCTGGCCGCGGCGGTCGCCTGA